From a single Brassica oleracea var. oleracea cultivar TO1000 chromosome C5, BOL, whole genome shotgun sequence genomic region:
- the LOC106295583 gene encoding probable mitochondrial-processing peptidase subunit beta isoform X1, translating into MAMKNLLTSALRSQRRLALNRAARALSSVSALDSASLTSHSPSPPTPILMPYDHAAEITKEKLKRLENPDQRFLKYASPHPILASHNHILSAPETRVTTLPNGLRVATESNLSAKTATVGVWIDAGSRFESDETNGTAHFLEHMIFKGTERRTVRALEEEIEDIGGHLNAYTSREQTTYYAKVMDSDVNQALDVLADILQNSKFEEQRINRERDVILREMQEVEGQTDEVVLDHLHATAFQYTPLGRTILGPAQNIKSITRNDLQNYIKTHYTASRMVIAAAGAVKHEEVVEQVKKLFNKLSSDPTTTTQLVAKEPASFTGSEVRMIDDDLPLAQFAVAFEGASWTDPDSVALMVMQTMLGSWNKNVGGGKHMGSALTQGVAVNEIAESIMAFNTNYKDTGLFGVYAVAKADCLDDLSYAIMHEVTKLAFRVSDDDVTRARNQLKSSLLLHMDGTSPIAEDIGRQLLTYGRRIPTAELFARIDAVDASTVKRVANKYIYDKDIAISAIGPIQDLPDYNKFRRGTYWNRY; encoded by the exons ATGGCGATGAAGAACCTATTGACCTCCGCCCTCCGGTCTCAGAGGCGTCTCGCCCTTAACCGAGCCGCACGAGCTTTGTCCTCCGTTTCAGCTCTCGATTCGGCTTCTCTGACGTCTCACTCCCCCTCGCCGCCGACGCCGATTCTCATGCCCTACGACCACGCCGCCGAGATCACCAAGGAGAAGCTCAAGAGGCTGGAGAATCCAGATCAGAGATTCCTCAAATACGCATCTCCTCATCCAATCCTCGCCTCCCACAACCACATCTTGTCCGCCCCGGAGACACGCGTCACCACCTTGCCCAACGGTCTGCGAGTCGCCACCGAATCCAACCTCTCCGCGAAGACCGCCACCGTCGGGGTATGGATCGACGCTGGATCGAGGTTCGAGTCCGATGAGACGAACGGGACGGCTCATTTTCTGGAGCATATGATATTCAAAGGCACGGAGAGGCGCACGGTGAGGGCGTTGGAGGAGGAGATCGAGGATATTGGTGGTCATTTGAATGCGTATACGTCGAGGGAACAGACTACTTACTATGCCAAGGTGATGGATTCGGATGTGAACCAGGCTTTGGATGTGTTGGCTGATATCTTGCAGAACTCTAAGTTCGAGGAGCAGAGGATTAACCGGGAGAGAGATGTCATCCTCAGGGAAATGCAAGAG GTGGAGGGACAAACTGATGAAGTTGTTCTTGACCATCTACATGCCACTGCGTTCCAATACACACCTCTTGGAAGAACTATTCTTGGACCTGCTCAGAATATCAAGTCTATCACCAGAAATGATCTTCAGAACTACATCAAGACTCACTACACAGCTTCCAGGATG GTGATTGCTGCGGCAGGAGCTGTCAAGCATGAGGAAGTTGTTGAGCAAGTGAAGAAGCTATTTAACAAGTTGTCATCTGATCCGACTACTACTACTCAACTAGTTGCCAAAGAACCTGCTAGTTTCACGGGTTCTGAG GTTCGAATGATTGATGACGATCTACCCCTTGCACAATTTGCTGTGGCCTTCGAAGGAGCTTCTTGGACAGATCCAGATTCCGTTGCTCTTATGGTTATGCAAACCATGTTGGGTTCTTGGAACAAAAACGTTGGTGGTGGCAAGCACATGGG GTCTGCCCTGACCCAGGGGGTTGCCGTTAATGAAATAGCGGAAAGCATAATGGCATTCAACACCAACTACAAGGATACTGGACTTTTCGGCGTGTACGCAGTTGCTAAG GCTGATTGCTTAGATGATTTATCATATGCGATTATGCATGAGGTAACCAAGTTGGCCTTCCGAGTTTCAGACGATGATGTGACACGTGCGCGCAATCAG CTGAAATCATCGCTATTACTTCACATGGATGGAACTAGTCCAATTGCTGAAGATATTGGTCGTCAG CTGCTGACATATGGGAGAAGAATCCCAACGGCTGAACTCTTTGCAAGGATCGATGCTGTTGACGCCAGCACGGTAAAACGTGTTGCCAACAAGTATATCTATGACAAG GACATTGCAATCTCAGCTATTGGTCCGATCCAAGATTTGCCAGACTACAACAAGTTCAGACGCGGAACCTACTGGAACCGTTACTAA
- the LOC106295889 gene encoding lamin-like protein, translating into MPRIALMAAVVVVACLAAGLVSEVAAKKWTVGNNKFWNPNVNYTVWAQDKHFYFDDWLYFVYERNQYNVIEVNETNYISCNSDNPIANWSRGSGRDVVHLNVTKHYYLISGYGGGCYAGMKLSILVEKPPLPPAPAPNKSNARRAFTVSAFAPQFVIPVAVFAAIGLMWDNVVLPFW; encoded by the exons ATGCCGAGAATTGCTTTGATGGCTGCGGTAGTGGTGGTGGCTTGTCTTGCGGCAGGGCTGGTGAGTGAAGTGGCGGCGAAGAAATGGACGGTGGGAAATAACAAGTTCTGGAATCCCAATGTCAATTATACCGTTTGGGCTCAGGACAAACATTTCTACTTCGACGACTGGCTCT ATTTTGTGTACGAGAGAAACCAATACAACGTTATAGAAGTGAACGAGACCAACTACATAAGCTGCAATTCCGATAACCCCATCGCTAACTGGAGTCGTGGATCCGGAAGGGACGTCGTTCATCTCAATGTGACCAAACATTACTACCTCATTAGCGGTTATGGTGGTGGATGTTACGCCGGTATGAAGCTCTCTATTTTAGTTGAGAAGCCGCCTCTTCCACCAGCTCCAGCACCTAACAAAAGCAATGCAAGAAGAGCCTTCACCGTCTCAGCTTTTGCTCCTCAGTTTGTTATTCCGGTAGCTGTTTTTGCAGCAATAGGGTTAATGTGGGACAATGTGGTACTACCTTTTTGGTAA
- the LOC106295583 gene encoding probable mitochondrial-processing peptidase subunit beta isoform X2, whose product MAMKNLLTSALRSQRRLALNRAARALSSVSALDSASLTSHSPSPPTPILMPYDHAAEITKEKLKRLENPDQRFLKYASPHPILASHNHILSAPETRVTTLPNGLRVATESNLSAKTATVGVWIDAGSRFESDETNGTAHFLEHMIFKGTERRTVRALEEEIEDIGGHLNAYTSREQTTYYAKVMDSDVNQALDVLADILQNSKFEEQRINRERDVILREMQEVEGQTDEVVLDHLHATAFQYTPLGRTILGPAQNIKSITRNDLQNYIKTHYTASRMVIAAAGAVKHEEVVEQVKKLFNKLSSDPTTTTQLVAKEPASFTGSEVRMIDDDLPLAQFAVAFEGASWTDPDSVALMVMQTMLGSWNKNVGGGKHMGSALTQGVAVNEIAESIMAFNTNYKDTGLFGVYAVAKADCLDDLSYAIMHEVTKLAFRVSDDDVTRARNQLKSSLLLHMDGTSPIAEDIGRQLLTYGRRIPTAELFARIDAVDASTVKRVANKYIYDKVRHCNLSYWSDPRFARLQQVQTRNLLEPLLSL is encoded by the exons ATGGCGATGAAGAACCTATTGACCTCCGCCCTCCGGTCTCAGAGGCGTCTCGCCCTTAACCGAGCCGCACGAGCTTTGTCCTCCGTTTCAGCTCTCGATTCGGCTTCTCTGACGTCTCACTCCCCCTCGCCGCCGACGCCGATTCTCATGCCCTACGACCACGCCGCCGAGATCACCAAGGAGAAGCTCAAGAGGCTGGAGAATCCAGATCAGAGATTCCTCAAATACGCATCTCCTCATCCAATCCTCGCCTCCCACAACCACATCTTGTCCGCCCCGGAGACACGCGTCACCACCTTGCCCAACGGTCTGCGAGTCGCCACCGAATCCAACCTCTCCGCGAAGACCGCCACCGTCGGGGTATGGATCGACGCTGGATCGAGGTTCGAGTCCGATGAGACGAACGGGACGGCTCATTTTCTGGAGCATATGATATTCAAAGGCACGGAGAGGCGCACGGTGAGGGCGTTGGAGGAGGAGATCGAGGATATTGGTGGTCATTTGAATGCGTATACGTCGAGGGAACAGACTACTTACTATGCCAAGGTGATGGATTCGGATGTGAACCAGGCTTTGGATGTGTTGGCTGATATCTTGCAGAACTCTAAGTTCGAGGAGCAGAGGATTAACCGGGAGAGAGATGTCATCCTCAGGGAAATGCAAGAG GTGGAGGGACAAACTGATGAAGTTGTTCTTGACCATCTACATGCCACTGCGTTCCAATACACACCTCTTGGAAGAACTATTCTTGGACCTGCTCAGAATATCAAGTCTATCACCAGAAATGATCTTCAGAACTACATCAAGACTCACTACACAGCTTCCAGGATG GTGATTGCTGCGGCAGGAGCTGTCAAGCATGAGGAAGTTGTTGAGCAAGTGAAGAAGCTATTTAACAAGTTGTCATCTGATCCGACTACTACTACTCAACTAGTTGCCAAAGAACCTGCTAGTTTCACGGGTTCTGAG GTTCGAATGATTGATGACGATCTACCCCTTGCACAATTTGCTGTGGCCTTCGAAGGAGCTTCTTGGACAGATCCAGATTCCGTTGCTCTTATGGTTATGCAAACCATGTTGGGTTCTTGGAACAAAAACGTTGGTGGTGGCAAGCACATGGG GTCTGCCCTGACCCAGGGGGTTGCCGTTAATGAAATAGCGGAAAGCATAATGGCATTCAACACCAACTACAAGGATACTGGACTTTTCGGCGTGTACGCAGTTGCTAAG GCTGATTGCTTAGATGATTTATCATATGCGATTATGCATGAGGTAACCAAGTTGGCCTTCCGAGTTTCAGACGATGATGTGACACGTGCGCGCAATCAG CTGAAATCATCGCTATTACTTCACATGGATGGAACTAGTCCAATTGCTGAAGATATTGGTCGTCAG CTGCTGACATATGGGAGAAGAATCCCAACGGCTGAACTCTTTGCAAGGATCGATGCTGTTGACGCCAGCACGGTAAAACGTGTTGCCAACAAGTATATCTATGACAAGGTAA GACATTGCAATCTCAGCTATTGGTCCGATCCAAGATTTGCCAGACTACAACAAGTTCAGACGCGGAACCTACTGGAACCGTTACTAAGCCTCTGA
- the LOC106295887 gene encoding probable galacturonosyltransferase 13 isoform X2: MQLHISPSMRSLTISSSNEFFDSMKIKVAPPLISYRTLFHTILILAFLLPFVFILTALVTLEGVNKCSSIDCLGRRLGPRLLGRVDDSERLVRDFYKILNEVSTQEIPDGLKLPNSFRQLVSDMKNNHYDAKTFSLVLRAMIEKFERDMRESKFAELMNKHFAASSIPKGIHCLSLRLTDEYSSNAHARRQLPSPERLPVLSDNAYHHFVLATDNILAASVVVSSAVQSSSKPEKIVFHVITDKKTYAGMHSWFALNSVAPAIVEVKSVHQFDWLTRENVPVLEAVETHHGIRNYYHGNHIAGANLSETTPRKFASKLQSRSPKYISLLNHLRIYLPELFPNLDKVVFLDDDIVIQRDLSPLWDIDLHGKVNGAVETCRGEDEWVMSKRLRNYFNFSHPLIAKHLDPEECAWAYGMNIFDLRTWRKTDIRETYHSWLKANLKSNLTMWKLGTLPPALIAFKGHVQAIDSSWHMLGLGYQSNTNIENVKKAAVIHYNGQSKPWLEIGFEHLRPFWTKYLNYSNDFIRSCHILE, translated from the exons ATGCAACTTCACATCTCGCCGAGCATGAGAAGCCTCACGATATCGAGCAGCAATGAGTTTTTTGATTCGATGAAGATCAAAGTCGCGCCTCCTCTCATCTCTTACCGAACTCTCTTCCACACTATCTTAATCCTCGCCTTCCTCTTGCCTTTCGTCTTCATCCTCACCGCTCTTGTCACCCTTGAAGGTGTCAACAAGTGCTCCTCCATTG ATTGTTTAGGGAGGCGGTTAGGACCACGCCTTCTTGGTAGGGTAGATGATTCAGAG AGACTAGTTAGAGACTTTTACAAAATTCTAAACGAAGTAAGCACTCAAGAGATTCCAGATGGTTTAAAGCTTCCCAATTCTTTTCGTCAACTTGTTTCCGATATGAAGAACAACCACTACGATGCCAAAACGTTCTCCCTCGTTCTCCGAGCTATG ATAGAGAAGTTTGAAAGGGATATGAGGGAATCCAAATTTGCTGAACTTATGAACAAACACTTTGCAGCAAGTTCCATTCCAAAAGGGATCCACTGCCTCTCTTTGAGACTAACTGATGAGTACTCCTCAAATGCTCACGCTCGGAGACAGCTTCCTTCCCCTGAGCGTCTCCCTGTTCTCTCGGACAACGCTTACCACCATTTTGTCCTAGCTACAGACAACATTTTGGCTGCGTCGGTTGTGGTCTCATCCGCTGTTCAGTCGTCTTCCAAGCCTGAGAAAATTGTCTTCCATGTTATCACCGACAAGAAAACCTATGCGGGGATGCATTCTTGGTTTGCGCTTAACTCCGTCGCTCCTGCCATCGTTGAAGTCAAAAGCGTTCATCAGTTTGACTGGCTGACAAGAGAGAATGTTCCTGTTCTCGAAGCTGTGGAGACTCATCACGGTATCAGAAACTACTACCATGGGAATCATATCGCTGGTGCAAACCTCAGTGAAACAACTCCAAGAAAATTCGCTTCGAAGTTGCAATCAAGAAGTCCCAAATACATATCTTTGCTCAACCATCTTAGAATCTATCTACCAGAG CTGTTTCCAAACTTGGACAAGGTGGTGTTCTTGGATGATGATATAGTGATTCAGAGAGATCTATCTCCTCTTTGGGATATTGATCTTCACGGGAAGGTGAATGGAGCCGTGGAGACTTGTAGAGGAGAAGACGAATGGGTTATGTCAAAGCGTCTCAGGAACTACTTCAACTTCTCTCACCCTCTCATAGCAAAGCATTTGGATCCGGAGGAATGTGCTTGGGCTTACGGAATGAATATCTTTGATCTACGGACTTGGAGGAAGACAGACATCAGAGAAACTTATCATTCTTGGCTAAAAGCG AATCTGAAGTCTAACTTAACAATGTGGAAACTGGGGACATTGCCTCCAGCTCTGATTGCATTTAAAGGGCATGTTCAGGCAATAGATTCTTCTTGGCACATGCTTGGATTAGGATACCAGAGCAATACCAACATCGAAAACGTGAAGAAAGCTGCGGTGATTCACTACAATGGGCAATCAAAGCCGTGGCTGGAGATAGGTTTCGAGCATCTGAGACCGTTCTGGACAAAATATTTGAACTACTCCAATGATTTCATCAGGAGCTGTCATATCTTGGAATAG
- the LOC106343557 gene encoding serine carboxypeptidase-like 25, whose amino-acid sequence MTMVKCVLFTTLMAILIMTSQGRSQAREGEKQAEADRITSLPGQPNVTFEQFSGYVTVAKHSGRSLFYWLTEASHLPLSKPLVIWLNGGPGCSSVAYGASEEIGPFRISKGGSGLYLNKFAWNSIANLLFLEAPAGVGFSYTNRSSDLFNTGDIRTAKDSLQFLIKWLQRFPRYNRHEIYITGESYAGHYVPQFAREIMRYNKRSKNPINLKGIMVGNAVTDNHYDNLGTVTYWWSHAMISDRTYHQLVNTCDFTRQTESDECETLYSYAMEKEFGNIDQYNIYSPPCNKSSGGSSGRRSMRVPHLPHSVLRKISGYDPCTERYAEIYYNRPDVQKALHANVTKIPYKWTACSEVLNRNWNDSDSSVLPIYREMIAGGIRVWVFSGDVDSVVPVTATRYSLARLSLSTKVPWYPWYVKKQVGGWTEVYEGLTFVTVRGAGHEVPLFKPRAAFELFKYFLTGKPLPKA is encoded by the exons ATGACGATGGTAAAATGCGTACTTTTCACCACTCTCATGGCCATACTTATCATGACATCTCAAGGGAGAAGTCAAGCAAGAGAAGGGGAGAAACAAGCCGAGGCAGACCGGATTACATCACTTCCCGGTCAGCCTAATGTCACGTTTGAGCAGTTTTCCGGCTATGTCACCGTCGCTAAACACTCCGGAAGATCACTCTTCTATTGGCTCACTGAAGCTTCTCACCTTCCCCTCTCCAAACCTCTCGTGATTTGGCTCAACGGAG GACCGGGTTGTTCGTCGGTAGCGTACGGTGCGTCGGAAGAGATTGGACCATTCAGGATAAGCAAAGGTGGGTCCGGTCTGTATCTCAACAAGTTCGCGTGGAACTCAATCGCCAATCTCTTGTTCCTTGAAGCTCCCGCCGGCGTCGGCTTCTCTTACACTAACCGCTCCTCTGATCTCTTCAATACCGGCGACATCCGTACCG CCAAAGATTCACTTCAGTTTCTCATTAAATGGCTTCAACGGTTTCCGAGATACAACCGCCATGAGATTTACATCACCGGCGAGAGTTACGCCGGACATTACGTCCCTCAGTTCGCTAGAGAAATCATGCGTTACAACAAACGTTCTAAGAATCCAATCAATCTCAAAGGAATCATG GTTGGAAACGCCGTGACTGACAATCACTATGATAACCTTGGAACGGTGACGTATTGGTGGAGCCATGCGATGATCTCTGATAGGACGTATCACCAGCTGGTGAACACTTGCGACTTTACTCGACAGACGGAATCTGATGAATGCGAAACGCTTTACTCTTACGCGATGGAGAAAGAGTTTGGTAACATCGATCAGTACAACATCTATTCACCCCCGTGTAACAAGTCAAGTGGTGGTTCCTCTGGTCGCAGGAGTATGCGTGTCCCTCACCTCCCTCACTCC GTGTTGAGGAAAATATCAGGGTATGATCCATGTACCGAGAGATATGCGGAGATTTATTACAACCGGCCTGATGTTCAGAAAGCTCTTCATGCCAACGTCACCAAGATTCCTTACAAATGGACAGCTTGCAG TGAGGTACTAAACCGGAACTGGAACGACTCAGATTCATCGGTTCTACCTATATACCGGGAAATGATTGCCGGTGGGATTAGGGTTTGGGTTTTCAG TGGTGATGTCGATTCAGTTGTACCGGTGACGGCGACTAGGTACTCACTAGCAAGACTTAGTTTGAGTACCAAAGTCCCTTGGTATCCTTGGTATGTCAAGAAGCAG GTCGGAGGATGGACGGAAGTATACGAGGGACTAACGTTCGTGACGGTGAGAGGAGCAGGTCACGAGGTGCCGTTGTTCAAGCCTCGTGCTGCTTTTGAGCTGTTCAAGTATTTCTTGACAGGCAAGCCACTTCCAAAGGCTTGA
- the LOC106295887 gene encoding probable galacturonosyltransferase 13 isoform X1, translated as MQLHISPSMRSLTISSSNEFFDSMKIKVAPPLISYRTLFHTILILAFLLPFVFILTALVTLEGVNKCSSIDCLGRRLGPRLLGRVDDSEQRLVRDFYKILNEVSTQEIPDGLKLPNSFRQLVSDMKNNHYDAKTFSLVLRAMIEKFERDMRESKFAELMNKHFAASSIPKGIHCLSLRLTDEYSSNAHARRQLPSPERLPVLSDNAYHHFVLATDNILAASVVVSSAVQSSSKPEKIVFHVITDKKTYAGMHSWFALNSVAPAIVEVKSVHQFDWLTRENVPVLEAVETHHGIRNYYHGNHIAGANLSETTPRKFASKLQSRSPKYISLLNHLRIYLPELFPNLDKVVFLDDDIVIQRDLSPLWDIDLHGKVNGAVETCRGEDEWVMSKRLRNYFNFSHPLIAKHLDPEECAWAYGMNIFDLRTWRKTDIRETYHSWLKANLKSNLTMWKLGTLPPALIAFKGHVQAIDSSWHMLGLGYQSNTNIENVKKAAVIHYNGQSKPWLEIGFEHLRPFWTKYLNYSNDFIRSCHILE; from the exons ATGCAACTTCACATCTCGCCGAGCATGAGAAGCCTCACGATATCGAGCAGCAATGAGTTTTTTGATTCGATGAAGATCAAAGTCGCGCCTCCTCTCATCTCTTACCGAACTCTCTTCCACACTATCTTAATCCTCGCCTTCCTCTTGCCTTTCGTCTTCATCCTCACCGCTCTTGTCACCCTTGAAGGTGTCAACAAGTGCTCCTCCATTG ATTGTTTAGGGAGGCGGTTAGGACCACGCCTTCTTGGTAGGGTAGATGATTCAGAG CAGAGACTAGTTAGAGACTTTTACAAAATTCTAAACGAAGTAAGCACTCAAGAGATTCCAGATGGTTTAAAGCTTCCCAATTCTTTTCGTCAACTTGTTTCCGATATGAAGAACAACCACTACGATGCCAAAACGTTCTCCCTCGTTCTCCGAGCTATG ATAGAGAAGTTTGAAAGGGATATGAGGGAATCCAAATTTGCTGAACTTATGAACAAACACTTTGCAGCAAGTTCCATTCCAAAAGGGATCCACTGCCTCTCTTTGAGACTAACTGATGAGTACTCCTCAAATGCTCACGCTCGGAGACAGCTTCCTTCCCCTGAGCGTCTCCCTGTTCTCTCGGACAACGCTTACCACCATTTTGTCCTAGCTACAGACAACATTTTGGCTGCGTCGGTTGTGGTCTCATCCGCTGTTCAGTCGTCTTCCAAGCCTGAGAAAATTGTCTTCCATGTTATCACCGACAAGAAAACCTATGCGGGGATGCATTCTTGGTTTGCGCTTAACTCCGTCGCTCCTGCCATCGTTGAAGTCAAAAGCGTTCATCAGTTTGACTGGCTGACAAGAGAGAATGTTCCTGTTCTCGAAGCTGTGGAGACTCATCACGGTATCAGAAACTACTACCATGGGAATCATATCGCTGGTGCAAACCTCAGTGAAACAACTCCAAGAAAATTCGCTTCGAAGTTGCAATCAAGAAGTCCCAAATACATATCTTTGCTCAACCATCTTAGAATCTATCTACCAGAG CTGTTTCCAAACTTGGACAAGGTGGTGTTCTTGGATGATGATATAGTGATTCAGAGAGATCTATCTCCTCTTTGGGATATTGATCTTCACGGGAAGGTGAATGGAGCCGTGGAGACTTGTAGAGGAGAAGACGAATGGGTTATGTCAAAGCGTCTCAGGAACTACTTCAACTTCTCTCACCCTCTCATAGCAAAGCATTTGGATCCGGAGGAATGTGCTTGGGCTTACGGAATGAATATCTTTGATCTACGGACTTGGAGGAAGACAGACATCAGAGAAACTTATCATTCTTGGCTAAAAGCG AATCTGAAGTCTAACTTAACAATGTGGAAACTGGGGACATTGCCTCCAGCTCTGATTGCATTTAAAGGGCATGTTCAGGCAATAGATTCTTCTTGGCACATGCTTGGATTAGGATACCAGAGCAATACCAACATCGAAAACGTGAAGAAAGCTGCGGTGATTCACTACAATGGGCAATCAAAGCCGTGGCTGGAGATAGGTTTCGAGCATCTGAGACCGTTCTGGACAAAATATTTGAACTACTCCAATGATTTCATCAGGAGCTGTCATATCTTGGAATAG
- the LOC106292756 gene encoding 40S ribosomal protein S19-1, with translation MATGKTVKDVSPHDFVKAYASHLKRSGKIELPSWTDIVKTGKLKELAPYDPDWYYIRAASMARKVYLRGGLGVGAFRRIYGGSKRNGSRPPHFCKSSGGIARHILQQLETMNIVEIDTKGGRRITSSGQRDLDQVAGRIAVEV, from the exons ATGGCCACCGGTAAAACTGTGAAAGACGTCTCTCCACATGACTTCGTGAAGGCTTACGCTTCCCATCTCAAGCGATCTGGCAAG ATCGAGCTTCCCTCATGGACAGACATTGTGAAGACAGGTAAGCTGAAGGAGCTTGCCCCATACGATCCTGATTGGTACTACATCAGAGCTG CTTCTATGGCAAGGAAGGTATACCTAAGGGGAGGACTTGGAGTTGGTGCTTTCCGTAGAATCTATGGTGGCAGCAAGAGAAACGGCAGTCGCCCACCACATTTCTGCAAAAGCAGCGGTGGCATTGCCCGTCACATCCTCCAGCAGCTGGAGACTATGAACATTGTTGAGATTGACACCAAAGG AGGAAGAAGGATCACTTCGAGTGGGCAAAGGGATTTGGACCAAGTTGCTGGGCGTATTGCAGTTGAAGTTTGA
- the LOC106293946 gene encoding UDP-glycosyltransferase 83A1, whose amino-acid sequence MGRPHVMVIPYPAQGHVLPLMSFSRYLASQGIQVTFVNTEFNHNRIINSSSKPSHDDHVVDGIKLISIPDGLEDSPEERNVPGKLSESVLRFMPTKVEELIERMISETSGAVISCVVADQSLGWAMEVAAKFGIRRAAFCPAAAASMVLGFSIQKLVDDGLIDYDGTPKVNKAIQLSPGMPEMETDKFVWVCLKNKDSQRNIFQLMLQNNKSIESTDWFLCNSVFELETAAFEMSSKILPIGPIGLAHHSLEEGFMSLGSFLPEDRDCLDWLDRQIPGSVIYIAFGSYGVMGKVQLEELAIGLELTKRPVLWVTSGGDQPPMRVGSGQVIVVKWAPQREVLLHRAIGCFVSHCGWNSTLEGVQSGIPFLCIPYFADQFINKTYICDVWKIGLGFEQDERGIISRLEVKRKIDEIMRDNGEFKKRAIKIKEIVMKNVVKDGISYENLNKFVNWIKTEVN is encoded by the exons ATGGGAAGGCCTCATGTTATGGTTATACCTTACCCAGCACAAGGTCATGTACTTCCTCTAATGAGCTTCTCACGTTACCTTGCGTCTCAAGGAATCCAAGTCACATTCGTAAACACCGAGTTTAACCACAACCGCATCATCAATTCCTCATCCAAACCATCCCACGATGATCATGTCGTGGATGGGATCAAGCTTATTTCAATCCCCGACGGTTTAGAGGATTCACCAGAAGAGAGGAACGTTCCTGGGAAGTTGTCGGAATCAGTTTTGCGTTTTATGCCGACCAAAGTAGAGGAACTGATCGAGAGGATGATCTCGGAAACTAGCGGTGCGGTCATTAGCTGCGTTGTGGCGGATCAGAGCCTAGGATGGGCAATGGAAGTTGCAGCTAAGTTTGGTATCAGACGAGCGGCGTTTTGTCCCGCTGCGGCTGCGTCTATGGTTCTTGGATTTAGTATTCAGAAACTAGTCGATGATGGTCTCATTGATTATGATG GGACTCCGAAGGTGAACAAGGCAATACAACTATCTCCGGGGATGCCAGAGATGGAAACAGACAAGTTTGTGTGGGTTTGTCTGAAGAACAAAGATTCTCAGAGAAACATATTCCAACTTATGCTCCAAAACAATAAATCAATAGAGTCAACGGATTGGTTTTTATGTAACTCTGTGTTTGAACTTGAAACGGCGGCGTTTGAAATGAGCTCAAAGATATTACCAATTGGTCCCATTGGTTTGGCTCATCATAGTCTTGAAGAGGGATTCATGTCACTGGGAAGCTTTTTACCTGAAGACCGGGATTGTCTAGACTGGTTGGACCGGCAGATTCCTGGTTCGGTGATATATATTGCCTTTGGGAGCTATGGGGTTATGGGTAAAGTTCAATTAGAAGAGCTAGCAATTGGTCTAGAACTGACCAAGAG GCCGGTTTTGTGGGTCACCAGCGGTGGTGATCAGCCACCAATGAGAGTTGGGTCTGGTCAGGTCATAGTGGTGAAGTGGGCTCCACAACGTGAGGTTCTTTTGCATCGAGCTATTGGATGCTTTGTGAGCCATTGTGGATGGAATTCAACTTTGGAAGGAGTCCAAAGTGGCATACCATTTTTATGTATCCCTTATTTTGCAGACCAATTTATCAACAAAACATATATATGCGATGTGTGGAAGATTGGATTAGGGTTTGAACAAGATGAACGAGGAATAATTTCAAGGTTAGAGGTGAAGAGGAAGATCGATGAGATCATGAGAGACAATGGAGAGTTTAAAAAGCGAGCTATCAAGATTAAAGAGATTGTAATGAAAAATGTTGTGAAAGATGGCATTTCTTATGAGAATCTAAACAAATTTGTCAACTGGATCAAAACAGAAGTTAATTGA